The Lycium barbarum isolate Lr01 chromosome 4, ASM1917538v2, whole genome shotgun sequence nucleotide sequence gccggacccggcatacttatgccaaggcataagtatgccgggtccggcataactttggtaattccttcacaagtgtatgccggtgggggcatagcgaaatttaaactgccttgcgatttttttttaaaattttgactgtgtgggggttcgaacctggaacccatggggtttagccgaagagaaaaatttaaagatttcaaatatgagggacaaaatttaaagaccaccccaaaagaagggcaattctgcgaattgcccaacattaagagcctgtttggatggacttaaaaaaacagcttataagctggaaacagcttataagctaaaaaaaataagttggggtaggccAACTTATATTtttgggcttataagctgttttcagcttataaactgctttagataagctaagccaaacgggctcaattaattttttgggcttattttaagcacaaaatgactttaagctggccagccaaacactcaaaaaagctgaaaacagcttataggcaacttataagccaatccaaacgggctctaaataaaGAAGGAAGGTAAGTTTACAGTGTATGTGAAAATCTAGTAAATATCCGATGGCTGGAAGATTAGCTAAAAATAATGAAGGAAGAATTGAGATAAATTGTAATGGAGAAGGGGTATTATTTGTTGAAGCTCAAAGTGAGGATACTTTCGTTGATGATTTTGGTGATTTTGTTCCAAGTTCGGAGATGAAGAATAAACTCATTCCTAATGTTGATACTTGTGGTGATATCTCTTCTTTTCCACTTGTCATCTTTCAGGTACTCTAATTTCAAATACTTTTGTTCTTTTACATGTATTAGTTGAGTCGCATTCAATCCCATCGTTTTGCCATTTGGCTGGTAAATGCATTGGTCATAAGGCGACCTATCACCTCGGTTggggtgaatttttttttttgttgtcagaAAATTCTACAACTTATTAAACTCTTCTTTTAGACGAGAGTTCACTCACCTttttaaactttatttaataCTAGAAATACACATCTTTTCGACAAACGTTCTCGTCGAAATCCTTAAAAAATTGGGATTTTGATGAAAGGCTGTGGGAAACGGTTTCTAACAAGCACATTTTTTGATTGGAGTTCGTTGTAAAATGCATGTTTTTTTATGACAGCAGTGTCCGGATCAGGTAATTAAACCTTCTAAGAGGTAAACCGTTCTTTCTCCATTTTCGTAACTCGATACCAAGACCTCTGGTTAAGGTAGAAATCTCAACCATACTACCACAATATCTGATAATAATTGGATGAACTCGACCTCATATATCCCTATGCTTGAATTGTATTTTCTAGTCACTATGTTAATTAATTTTGTTATTAATGTGTTTTTTTATTAGGTTACTCTTTTCAAGTGTGGTGGAGTCTCTTTAGGATGTGGCCTTTTCCACGCATTATCAGATGGCGTTTCATCCATTCATTTCATCAACACGTGGTCGGATATTGCACGTGGCCTCTCCGTTGCCATCCCGCCGTTCATCCATCGGTCCCTCCTCGGTGCCCGGGACCCACCGACACCCGCCTTTGAACATGTCGAGTATCACCCTCCACCAACCCTGAAGAACGTCCATGGTGAAGTTAGCGTACCAAAGTCCAGTACAACGAgcatgtttaagatcacaagagaCCAACTTACCCTACTCAGGACCAGGTCCGAGCATGAGGGTAGTACTTACGAAGTCCTCGCGGCTCACATTTGGCGTTGCACGTGCAAGGCACGTGGCATAGACGATGACCAATTGACAAAGTTACATGTTGCTACAAATGGTAGGACAAGACTTTTTCCTCCTTTACCACAAGGTTACTTAGGAAATGTTGTTTTCACAGCTACACCAATTGCTAAATCTAGTGAACTTCAATCAGAGCCATTGACGAAAACTGCACGAAGAATTCATGATACGTTAGCAAGAATGAACGATAAATATTTAAGATCGGCGATAGATTATCTCGAATTAATGACAGATTTATCGAAATTAATCCGAGGGCCGACGTATTTTGCTAGTCCTAATCTTAATATTAATAGTTGGACTAAGTTGCCTGTTCAT carries:
- the LOC132638024 gene encoding shikimate O-hydroxycinnamoyltransferase-like; the protein is KSSKYPMAGRLAKNNEGRIEINCNGEGVLFVEAQSEDTFVDDFGDFVPSSEMKNKLIPNVDTCGDISSFPLVIFQVTLFKCGGVSLGCGLFHALSDGVSSIHFINTWSDIARGLSVAIPPFIHRSLLGARDPPTPAFEHVEYHPPPTLKNVHGEVSVPKSSTTSMFKITRDQLTLLRTRSEHEGSTYEVLAAHIWRCTCKARGIDDDQLTKLHVATNGRTRLFPPLPQGYLGNVVFTATPIAKSSELQSEPLTKTARRIHDTLARMNDKYLRSAIDYLELMTDLSKLIRGPTYFASPNLNINSWTKLPVHDSDFGWGKPIHMGPACILYEGIVYILPSPNDDKNLRLAVCLDADHMPLFEKYLYEI